Proteins encoded in a region of the Blastococcus sp. Marseille-P5729 genome:
- a CDS encoding nitroreductase produces the protein MKYDEVVLGRRSIRGYKPDPVPRAVIREVIEMAMRAPSSLNTQPWHFYVVTGEPLDRIRAGNTERNLAGVPHSREFRVSEQYQGEHRERQIEIAKQLFAAMSIERHDKAARQDWVLRGFRQFDAPVSIVITYDRELLDNDIAPFDCGAVTNALVNAAWSRGLGCVINSQGIMQSPVVREHAGIADDEVIMICVAMGYPDETFPANDVVSRRKSIEDAAVWVGFDS, from the coding sequence GTGAAGTACGACGAGGTGGTGCTCGGACGGCGCAGCATTCGCGGGTACAAGCCCGACCCGGTGCCCCGCGCGGTCATCCGAGAGGTGATCGAGATGGCGATGCGGGCGCCGTCCTCCCTGAACACACAGCCGTGGCACTTCTACGTCGTCACCGGTGAGCCGCTGGATCGCATCCGCGCCGGCAATACCGAGCGCAACCTCGCCGGCGTTCCGCACTCCCGGGAGTTCCGGGTCAGCGAGCAGTACCAGGGGGAGCACCGCGAGCGGCAGATCGAGATCGCCAAGCAGCTCTTCGCGGCGATGAGCATCGAGCGACACGACAAGGCAGCCCGGCAGGACTGGGTGCTTCGCGGCTTCCGTCAGTTCGACGCACCGGTCTCGATCGTGATCACCTACGACCGAGAGCTGCTCGACAACGACATCGCGCCCTTCGACTGCGGCGCGGTCACGAACGCTCTGGTGAACGCCGCGTGGTCGCGGGGTCTCGGCTGCGTGATCAACAGCCAGGGCATCATGCAGTCACCGGTCGTACGCGAGCACGCCGGTATCGCCGACGACGAGGTCATCATGATCTGCGTGGCCATGGGCTATCCCGATGAGACCTTCCCGGCGAATGATGTCGTCTCGCGCCGTAAATCAATCGAGGACGCCGCCGTCTGGGTCGGCTTCGATTCCTAA
- a CDS encoding DUF4112 domain-containing protein, translated as MTSPRPVPSAASAPARQYGDISTSRALARLTDDLVKVPGTQFGVGLDGLIGLVPGVGDLVGTGLSSAILVDAVRQRVPLHILARMGFNMLIDTGLGFVPVVGDAADVAHRANRKNYRLLEKTVAEGKHVDADVRAYVTRAVLMVVAFVVAALVMVGLLVFGVLKLIGAI; from the coding sequence ATGACATCCCCGCGGCCCGTGCCGTCGGCCGCATCGGCGCCGGCCCGGCAGTACGGCGACATCAGCACCTCCCGTGCACTGGCCCGGCTGACCGACGATCTCGTCAAGGTCCCCGGCACCCAGTTCGGAGTCGGGCTGGACGGCCTGATCGGGCTCGTCCCAGGCGTCGGCGATCTCGTGGGCACCGGCCTGTCGAGCGCGATCCTGGTGGACGCCGTCCGTCAGCGGGTTCCGTTGCACATCCTGGCGCGCATGGGATTCAACATGCTGATCGACACCGGATTGGGATTCGTGCCGGTCGTGGGTGATGCCGCGGACGTCGCGCATCGTGCCAACCGCAAGAACTACCGCTTGCTCGAGAAGACTGTCGCAGAAGGGAAGCACGTCGATGCCGACGTCCGCGCCTACGTGACGCGAGCGGTGCTCATGGTCGTTGCGTTCGTCGTCGCAGCGCTCGTGATGGTCGGGCTGCTGGTGTTCGGGGTGCTCAAGCTGATCGGTGCGATCTAG
- a CDS encoding acyl-CoA thioesterase II: MPDQPDIHAFDDAMALEAVGEGRMRGRTTEPYANMIGPFGGVTAAVMLRAVELQDERLGDPVAFTTNFVAAVSPGEFDILTRCVRTNRSTQHWIIEMTQEDHVVATATAVTGVHRDTWSETEARPPQAPEPDAVPLAEKPPMAWPQQYEMRFVQGPLSFTGQPNDSSTTIMWTRDQPPRPLDFASLTALCDVFFPRVYVRTGQQMPIGTVSMTVYFHADAAEVAAQGSEHLLATAKGARFDRGFFDQSAQLWGHDGTLLASSHQIVYYKG; this comes from the coding sequence ATGCCTGACCAGCCCGACATCCACGCGTTCGACGATGCGATGGCGCTGGAGGCCGTCGGAGAGGGCCGCATGCGGGGGCGGACGACCGAGCCCTACGCCAACATGATCGGGCCGTTCGGCGGTGTCACCGCCGCGGTGATGCTCCGCGCGGTGGAGCTGCAGGACGAGCGGCTGGGCGACCCGGTCGCATTCACCACGAACTTCGTCGCTGCCGTCTCGCCGGGGGAGTTCGACATCCTCACCCGGTGCGTGCGCACCAACCGCTCGACCCAGCACTGGATCATCGAGATGACCCAGGAGGACCACGTCGTGGCGACGGCCACCGCGGTGACCGGCGTCCACCGCGATACCTGGTCCGAGACGGAGGCGAGGCCTCCGCAGGCACCCGAGCCGGACGCCGTCCCGCTGGCGGAGAAGCCGCCGATGGCGTGGCCGCAGCAGTACGAGATGCGCTTCGTTCAAGGCCCGCTCAGCTTCACCGGCCAGCCCAACGACAGCTCGACGACGATCATGTGGACCCGGGACCAGCCGCCGCGTCCGCTGGACTTCGCCTCGCTGACGGCGCTGTGCGATGTGTTCTTTCCACGGGTCTACGTGCGCACCGGCCAGCAGATGCCGATCGGCACGGTATCGATGACGGTCTATTTCCATGCCGATGCTGCAGAGGTCGCCGCGCAGGGCAGCGAGCATCTACTCGCCACCGCGAAGGGGGCGCGTTTCGACCGGGGGTTCTTTGACCAGTCCGCGCAGCTGTGGGGCCACGACGGCACGCTGCTGGCCAGCAGCCATCAGATCGTCTACTACAAGGGCTGA
- a CDS encoding LLM class flavin-dependent oxidoreductase: MDISLWLPPDRPWQELRDLATRAEQAGWDGLWLADHFMANTPEPNDTPVGECLAQLAALAAVVPRVRIGPLVVGNTYRHPAVLMKTAAAIDEVSGGRFVLGVGAGWQVNEHAAYGIDLGTVRERLAWFREACQIWTSLRDQQRTTVAGERYQLTDAPLQPKPVGPMPLLIGASGEKVMARIVAEYADEWNTWATPEIFAHKTAAYSRACEQRGRDPQSLRRSTQALIFIGEGAAAKAAEVSRKRPAIGGTTTELVDILGRYAELGVDEFIVPTMGRGSTAEINEFADQFRQDVAAQL; the protein is encoded by the coding sequence ATGGACATCAGCTTGTGGCTGCCACCCGACCGCCCGTGGCAGGAGCTTCGCGACCTGGCCACGCGCGCCGAGCAGGCCGGCTGGGACGGCTTGTGGCTCGCCGACCACTTCATGGCCAACACGCCGGAGCCGAACGACACGCCGGTCGGCGAGTGCCTGGCCCAGCTGGCGGCGCTCGCGGCCGTCGTACCGCGGGTCCGCATCGGCCCACTCGTCGTGGGCAACACCTACCGGCATCCGGCGGTGCTGATGAAGACCGCCGCCGCGATCGACGAGGTCAGCGGCGGGCGTTTCGTCCTCGGCGTCGGGGCCGGCTGGCAGGTCAACGAGCATGCGGCGTACGGCATCGACCTGGGCACCGTGCGCGAGCGGCTGGCGTGGTTCCGCGAGGCATGCCAGATCTGGACGTCGCTGCGCGACCAGCAGCGCACCACCGTCGCCGGCGAGCGCTACCAGCTCACCGATGCGCCGCTGCAGCCCAAGCCGGTCGGCCCGATGCCGCTGCTCATCGGCGCCAGCGGCGAGAAGGTGATGGCGCGGATCGTCGCCGAGTACGCCGACGAGTGGAACACCTGGGCGACGCCGGAGATCTTCGCCCACAAGACGGCGGCGTACTCGCGGGCCTGTGAGCAGCGCGGCCGGGACCCTCAGTCGTTGCGCCGCTCCACCCAGGCGCTCATCTTCATCGGCGAGGGCGCGGCGGCGAAGGCCGCGGAGGTCTCGAGGAAGCGGCCGGCGATCGGCGGCACCACGACCGAGCTGGTCGACATCCTGGGCCGGTACGCCGAGCTCGGCGTCGACGAGTTCATCGTGCCCACCATGGGCCGCGGTAGCACCGCCGAGATCAACGAATTCGCCGACCAGTTCCGCCAGGACGTCGCCGCCCAGCTCTAG